Genomic window (Mercenaria mercenaria strain notata unplaced genomic scaffold, MADL_Memer_1 contig_4288, whole genome shotgun sequence):
agatggttaagattttgtttacattttagtatttccagaGGAAGCGTTTGTTTGGTATTTTTTGTCGCACAATAGCTTAACAGCCCATAGAACCAGTTGTGACACATTGCCAGTCTAATAAATTTTGTtccatggcctggattttagtccaagtttcaggggagataattttttttgtctttcgatgtttacttccggttgataatttttctcaaaatgaacaattatcgcgcataaatttcccaatttgaaaggccaatGCCTCTTTCCAATTTCCTCATGAAAAGCCCTGTCATTCTAAccctaaccaaatttcatgaagatcaattgaaaaatacagcctctatcgcatatacaaggtttttctttgatttgacctagtgacctattttttgacctcagatgacctataatcaaactcaacctagatttcatcaaggaaataatcctgaccaaattccatgaagatcaattgaaaaatacagcctctatcgcatacacaaggttcttttttgatttgacctagtgaccaactttttgattcaagatgacccatattcaatcttgacctagatttcatcaaggcaataattctgacttaatttcagaaagatcaattgaaaaatatagcctctatcgcatacacaaggtttttctttgatttgacctattgacctagtttttgaccccagatgacccatttttcaacctggcctatattttatcaaggtcatcattctgaccaaaattcatgaagatcagttgaaaaatacagcagctattgcatacacaaggtttttctttgatttgacctagtgacaaagtttttgaccccagatgaaccgtTTTCAAACtaagcctagattttatcaaggtcatcattctgaccaaaattcatgaagattaattgaaaaatacagcctctatcacatacacaaggtttttctttgatttgacctagtgacctagtttttgaccccagatgacccatgttcgaatctgacctagattttatcaaggttatcattctgaccaacatttatgaagatcaatcgaaaagtacagcctctatcgcatacacaaggtttttctttgatttgacctagtgacctagtttttgaccccagatgacctattttcaaactcggcctagattttatcaaggtaatcattctgacaaaagttcatgaagatcagttgaaaaatacaacctctatcgcatacacaagctaaatgttgacaggcgacagacgacagacagacgccggacatcgagcgatcacaaaaactcacctgagcgaCAACAAAAGAAAAGttagaaatgcatttttttaagttttatttccaATGCAAAAGGTAGTAACTGATAccaatgaaaataatttgcagTCCAGAATACTGCAAAAGAGTTGTAACTTTAGATACAACTTTTTTACAGTAAACATCAATGTGAAATAGATGAGGTCGCAAAAGAGTTGTAAGTCAAGTTACAACACTTTTGCGGTAATGActtaaagatttattttcataagtCACTGAAATTGTTCCAACATATCTTCAGGTTTTGTCAAATAAGCTGTTCCTTTTAAAATAAGGTTTTTTAGCTTTTCCTGAAAAGTTTGCAAAAATGCAGTTACCGCAGTTTTGCGGGCAACCCTGGATTTGTATCATCCTGTGTTATTTAAAGTAATCCTTCTTACCGATACCAGAGTCCAGTAAATGGACACAGATGTAAGGATGATAAATCCTTTTTACATTTCACTGGTTAGTTTGTATCATTTGAAGATAGAACTATACATTTTAGGTCATTATGAAGACATCTTTAATGGCTGAGGAGCCCACCTTAAAATTCTTTCAAGGTCCAAACAGGTTTATTGGCCATCTGAACATTTTTTAAGATCTAGTCAGGCTCATAAGCAGAAGTGCTTAATAAGCCAGCCGTCTTAACTATATAACTCTTAGAATCTCCTACTGAAAGATTCAGTTGTAactacagtcgagtccacttaatacgaactcgcttgatacgaatttttgggttaaacgaacaaagtccgaattccccggcggagtccttctattttctttgtaaaattattccggtaatagcgaactcgcttgatacgaataatcggtacatacgaacacattttggaagtcccaataagcttaaatattatacttttccatcttttgatacgaattaattttagaagtcgggtccgttataaaatgtgttgaaaataataatgtggTCAAGCTTGTGCCGCGTGGTAATTGGACAATGGAGTAGTTCACActtattcacaaacaaacacacggtcctttgtgtatcatatcaatataaaataatttaatcaattaacaGGTCGAtcaagatttaaagaggtgtaaataattttaaacacattattgacgttctagtgtcgatacaggtaggctgtgtcttacaaaatatacaaacttttatacctcttagaatgcttgttatatagtacaagcttcaatgttggcggtggatataatttggcgctcttgacctcgaccgcacattaaaatttaaattagtaCAGTTTTACCTGTTCAAGTATAACTTttcttgagtaatttcaatgttatctgaatgaattaacttaatcagtttaaaactattaactactttcATGTATCATAATATTGGAATCTATTCTAcgatgataccggtgatactgcccaaattgctcggacaaattatctggtcatacattcattaatacgaatttcggaTGATACaaacatatttcttaggtccggatgagttcgtataaagcgagtttgactgtattagACACGTCTTACCTTTAAGGAAAGGTTGTTTAGAGAATTCAGCACCTCTGTCATCTTTGTCCGATATTTTTCATTATCCTCCTTTTGCCATTGAAGGAACACCTGCAACAACTTCTTCTCTCTGTCATGTAGTGGCTCGATCGGCCCAGTCTCAGTATTTCTGatcatttctttgattttcttttcttctgCTTGGCTAACATCTTTCGCTAACCTGACGAGGATGACTTCAACTTTGGACCAGAACATACTATAGTCTGCAACTTCCAACTGGGCATTAGTACGACGCCCTACAATTTCATTTCTGAGTTCACGAAGGCGAAGTAGGTCAGCCCCTACTGACAGGTCAGAAGAGTCTGGTGGGGTGGTTCCCCATCCCTTTGCTGGTGGAGGTATTCCGCATAACTTCTGATTGGTAAGGAGTGTAGTTAGCAATGAGATATCGTAGGTGTCTGGGTCAGGATTAGCTGAAGTAACCTTGTTATACTGCACTTTCGTAAGTGCATTCTTTCCTTTCAGTTTGAAAAATTCTGCTTTAACTTTCGAAGTTCCAAAAACAATAGATACATCTTCTTTTCGAACCTTTGAGTAGAAAGTATCCAGTAATGTCTGAGTTCCTACATCAACCACGAGTGAAATTATTCTGTAAAAACGGGCTGAACTTTCTGTACTGTCTGACATCTTGAAAAATTTTCATTGCTAAATAACTCTATTGCCAAGCACTTTCTTACTGGACAGGTTTGGTCTTCCACTTTTCCtgttctgaaaaatataaacaaaaaaaaatatgaactgattGATGAAACTACATAGCAGACTGCAATGAAATCCAGATTACAAGTATTGTCAATAGCAACTCACTCTCTTTGCTTGATAATGCTTTAATAGGCAAGAAATAAGGTAGCTCACATACACAAATATATGTAGCTGACATCATACTCTTTGATAAGCAAGATATAAGAAAGCTGATGTCATACCTCTTAAATAAGCAATTATGGGCAGTTGCTATCATACCTCTTTACTAAGAAAGTAATAAAGTAGCTGGCATCATaaacttttaacctttacccagctaaatgTGGCAAGCATCACTTATCATTTAAAGGGgtggtcactgaaaatttactgactaatagcgaacagtgcagaccatgatcagcctgcacgaacatgcaggctgatcgtggtttgcactggtcgcaaaggcaaaattactcgccgccagcaggctaagggttaaacaagcAATAAAGTATTTGCTGTCATACTTTTACAAGCAAGTACTGGTATCATCATAATGAAATAGCTGCTATGTCATGCCTGGGATATATGATTGTGCAACTTTTATTGCAGTTGACATTTTGGTATAAATTTTAATAGAACTCCTTCTGGGTTAAatattaaggtattagaagcgtaatagagtacctcctttttgaagagtattcaattcctaccataaacctacttttactgtaTTTCTCATGGGGGCGTAGCCCAAACCAAAATCGCAAGCTTATTTTTTAGCTTGCGGCAAGCTTGCTGCAAGCTTGCAGATGAAGCTTGCCGCAAGCTCAGAATTGGAACCTCGcagcaagcttgcgcaagcttgcagtTCATTTCatttgcaagcttgcgcaagcttatgTTCATGAACCTTGCTGCAAGCTTAGAATTGGAACCTtgttgcaagcttgcgcaagcttgcaggCCCTTgtatttgatttcaatttgcaagCTTGCcgtaagcttgcgcaagcttgcagaAATTGAAagttcctattttttttttcctgcagTTAGGTCTGCATATGAAAGagcattaaaagaaaattaaaacacaataaaGACAAGTAAAAATATAcccttaatttacaaaaaaaaatacaaaatctaaGAACTGACTATCATTTTGACTGATACAGATTTATGGACAGACAGAAAAGTGATCACAAACCTAAATGTAAGGTAcctcaataaaaatgaaacaacaaatgtAAATCAACCTTTTATTTTGATTGTTCTTAAATTAGTCAGCATTTTAACTAATTTAGAACAATAACGATATTATTTAGgtctttaaataaatatgtttttcaagTCTATAGTATAACAAAAATGCTTATGAATTTTGAACTACGTGATATATAATAGTTCAAACAATAGTGTTAAAATGTCAGTTCCACTCTTATTATAGTATATCGATGTTTTCCACTGATAGCCATAAcgttttttattaaatattttcgcAATTACATCTTCAATATAgtgtaaaatatgtcattattttcaaCTTAATGTCACTGCTGGTCCAGAAATTTTCTGTCAATGTTTGCCACCACCAATGTAGATTGCCAGTTTTTTCGCTAACCACCACAAGGCCATCATTTGCCCCCAATTTGCTCCACTGCTATGACCTGTTGAAATAATGTATCAATAGATATTAAACCattaaagcagtttcttcattagtatTGTCCATAGTTCATAGTTTCAAAATAGAATTAATATCTTACATGGTATTTAAAGTAGTCCATCTCTATGAATCAGTATGATATAGGCAACACTGCGGATTTAAGCAAGTAACAACATTACTTGTTGCATTTTCACGAAGCTTTATTTCTCAgtttgatttcaaatgttggtAGAATAAGGTTCCAATGAAGGCAGACAgatattttcaatgtttgggTTAGTGATTAATAGGTTGGACTTATGCATTGCTCTTATTGTATAAGTAGTAACAAGTTTGATTTCTACCAGTTCACCTGCACTGACATCCCAAGTTGTGTTGACTGCCAAGTGATTACTTAATTTGgtactttttaaaaccattatatataataatattggtCTGGACTTGATACAAGGGggataattataaaacctgctaTAATGCCAGTATACTTACGTGTCTTTGAACGGTTGGATGGAGCCTTTGAACACAATACATAGGGTCACTAAACATGTCTCAATTCATTCATGTGTGCTGATACTTTATATACACATATGATGCTAtacctgaaaaatatatttaattcaacACTTAGATGTCCATAATTTTTTTAGTTTAATATTGGGTATATGTCAATGATCTAAAACTGAAACTGTACATTGATGAAAATGTCTCTAATGCATTCATCAGTTGACAGTActgtttaaatacttttttttttgcttcatagTAGTTGgagaagttatttatatattatgtaatttagtatgtaacaatatgtaaaaggtgttatacaagtataaataactgctcattaaaaaacaaattttgcataagattatatataaatgtaaaacaatttttaaattttgccacacatttaaaattacaaattatgaataatatatgcattattcaCTGCACCtcgcaataaaaaaaaaagttacttgaaagtaaataaaatatgccTTTGCAAAGTTCGTAATAAAAATGATGTGTATATGTATTAGCCTTTTATTCAATGTCATGgaaagtttgatatattttccATAAGTATGATAGGCTCAAATAATCTCCCTgaacattacaaatatatatgtcaatATTCTGTAAGACTCCTCTAAAGGGAAACCCTAAATCTATACATTTAACCTTGAACATggaaattttatttacttatacatTCCAGTTTATTGTGTTGAAATGGGTAAATATTAGACAATTTAAGACTATCACAAGTAGGTGGACTATACTAGACTAGCCGCAGGACTGATAATATAAGAACttgtcacaaaataaaaaaaaaatgtgattttttaaaatgtatgttattgtgacaaatgccagtctaattTACAGATTTAAATATTATCATATGATACTGGACCTtagatatagactggctatattcacaattctaaaaataaaaattctaaaaagatataataatagtCTTGGACTAGACATGCAATTCCCATTATTAAAGAtgctacttttttttttgaaaatttgaaaatcatattAATTGAAAAAGAATTAGACTAAGAGATAAATGTAGTTAAAGATATCAGAATTAACAAAAGAAGAAGTATAAAAGTACCTATAAATAACAAAAAGCTACTTAATATGTGTGTTTTGCTAAAATTTCGATATAATTGTtctgtaataaaaacaaattatccataaacatttctttctgttaaataattttcatataataacAGGTTA
Coding sequences:
- the LOC128553764 gene encoding uncharacterized protein LOC128553764 codes for the protein MSDSTESSARFYRIISLVVDVGTQTLLDTFYSKVRKEDVSIVFGTSKVKAEFFKLKGKNALTKVQYNKVTSANPDPDTYDISLLTTLLTNQKLCGIPPPAKGWGTTPPDSSDLSVGADLLRLRELRNEIVGRRTNAQLEVADYSMFWSKVEVILVRLAKDVSQAEEKKIKEMIRNTETGPIEPLHDREKKLLQVFLQWQKEDNEKYRTKMTEVLNSLNNLSLK